One genomic segment of Theobroma cacao cultivar B97-61/B2 chromosome 6, Criollo_cocoa_genome_V2, whole genome shotgun sequence includes these proteins:
- the LOC18597180 gene encoding dihydrolipoyllysine-residue succinyltransferase component of 2-oxoglutarate dehydrogenase complex 1, mitochondrial isoform X4, translating to MGESVTDGTLANFLKQPGDHVELDEPIAQIETDKVTIEVNSPEAGVIEQLVAKVGDTVEPGTKIAVISKSGGVTHVAPSEEKPSKAVSELSTARTKKVDMEKPKAETPPPKSETPPIKEKPKAPSLPPSKPSAKEPQLPPKERERRVPMTRLRKRVATRLKDSQNTFAMLTTFNEVDMTNLMKLRSDYKDAFVEQHGVKLGLMSGFVKAAVSALQNQPIINAVIDGDDIIYRDYIDISIAVGTPKGLVVPVIRNADRMNFAEIEKEINILAKKANDGSISIDEMAGGSFTISNGGVYGSLLSTPIINPPQSAILGMHSLVSRPMAVGGEIVPRPMMYIALTYDHRLIDGREAVFFLRRIKDVVEDPRRLLLDI from the exons ATGGGGGAATCCGTCACTGATGGCACTCTAGCAAATTTTTTGAAGC AACCTGGTGACCATGTAGAACTAGATGAGCCAATCGCACAAATAGAAACTGATAAG GTGACAATTGAAGTAAATAGTCCTGAAGCTGGTGTAATTGAACAG TTGGTGGCCAAAGTAGGTGATACTGTGGAGCCAGGTACCAAGATAGCTGTCATTTCAAAATCTGGTGGTGTAACTCATGTTGCTCCATCAGAAGAAAAGCCTAGCAAGGCAGTCTCTGAGCTCTCTACTGCAAGAACAAAGAAAGTGGACATGGAGAAGCCTAAAGCAGAAACTCCTCCGCCTAAATCAGAAACTCCACCCATCAAAGAAAAGCCTAAAGCACCTTCTCTGCCTCCCTCCAAACCTTCTGCTAAGGAACCTCAACTTCCTCCTAAAGAAAGGGAGAGAAGA GTTCCTATGACAAGACTTAGAAAGCGTGTTGCAACACGTTTGAAGGACTCTCAAAACACTTTCGCGATGTTGACTACATTCAACGAAGTTGATAT GACCAATTTGATGAAGCTCCGTTCTGACTATAAGGATGCTTTTGTTGAGCAGCATGGAGTAAAGTTAGGTCTTATGTCAGGATTCGTAAAG GCTGCTGTTAGTGCGCTTCAGAATCAACCAATTATCAATGCTGTAATTGATGGAGATGACATAATTTATAGAGATTATATTGACATCAGTATTGCTGTTGGTACTCCAAAG GGCCTTGTAGTTCCAGTAATCCGAAATGCTGATAGAATGAACTTTGCCGAAATTGAGAAGGAGATAAACATCCTTGCTAAGAAGGCAAATGATGGGTCTATATCAATTGATGAAATGGCTGGAGGCTCATTCACAATATCTAATGGTGGTGTTTATGGAAGCCTCTTAAGTACTCCAATTATTAACCCCCCTCAG TCGGCTATCCTGGGCATGCACTCCTTAGTTAGCCGCCCAATGGCTGTTGGTGGAGAAATAGTTCCAAGGCCTATGATGTACATTGCTCTGACATATGACCACCGACTGATTGACGGAAGAGAGGCGGTGTTCTTCCTGCGTCGCATTAAAGATGTTGTGGAGGATCCACGGAGACTGCTGCTTGATATATGA
- the LOC18597180 gene encoding dihydrolipoyllysine-residue succinyltransferase component of 2-oxoglutarate dehydrogenase complex 2, mitochondrial isoform X3, with the protein MWAVLRRRVLAQSFRDARSSRCYISTPIETLVSRGGSRIAGIVGHLGYQVVTGFPIGSKPLREVISLVRKYPPVSVHARLFSADTGELVDAVVPFMGESVTDGTLANFLKQPGDHVELDEPIAQIETDKVTIEVNSPEAGVIEQLVAKVGDTVEPGTKIAVISKSGGVTHVAPSEEKPSKAVSELSTARTKKVDMEKPKAETPPPKSETPPIKEKPKAPSLPPSKPSAKEPQLPPKERERRVPMTRLRKRVATRLKDSQNTFAMLTTFNEVDMTNLMKLRSDYKDAFVEQHGVKLGLMSGFVKAAVSALQNQPIINAVIDGDDIIYRDYIDISIAVGTPKGLVVPVIRNADRMNFAEIEKEINILAKKANDGSISIDEMAGGSFTISNGGVYGSLLSTPIINPPQSAILGMHSLVSRPMAVGGEIVPRPMMYIALTYDHRLIDGREAVFFLRRIKDVVEDPRRLLLDI; encoded by the exons ATGTGGGCAGTTCTAAGGCGGAGg GTTTTAGCCCAGTCATTTCGGGATGCTCGATCTTCACGATGTTACATTTCTACTCCAATTGAG ACTTTAGTCTCCAGAGGAGGATCACGGATTGCAGGGATTGTTGGTCACCTGGGTTATCAAG TGGTTACAGGGTTTCCAATTGGCTCGAAGCCCCTAAG GGAAGTTATTTCACTTGTTCGAAAATATCCTCCAGTATCGGTCCATGCTAGGTTGTTTTCTGCTGATACTG GTGAACTTGTTGATGCTGTTGTTCCTTTCATGGGGGAATCCGTCACTGATGGCACTCTAGCAAATTTTTTGAAGC AACCTGGTGACCATGTAGAACTAGATGAGCCAATCGCACAAATAGAAACTGATAAG GTGACAATTGAAGTAAATAGTCCTGAAGCTGGTGTAATTGAACAG TTGGTGGCCAAAGTAGGTGATACTGTGGAGCCAGGTACCAAGATAGCTGTCATTTCAAAATCTGGTGGTGTAACTCATGTTGCTCCATCAGAAGAAAAGCCTAGCAAGGCAGTCTCTGAGCTCTCTACTGCAAGAACAAAGAAAGTGGACATGGAGAAGCCTAAAGCAGAAACTCCTCCGCCTAAATCAGAAACTCCACCCATCAAAGAAAAGCCTAAAGCACCTTCTCTGCCTCCCTCCAAACCTTCTGCTAAGGAACCTCAACTTCCTCCTAAAGAAAGGGAGAGAAGA GTTCCTATGACAAGACTTAGAAAGCGTGTTGCAACACGTTTGAAGGACTCTCAAAACACTTTCGCGATGTTGACTACATTCAACGAAGTTGATAT GACCAATTTGATGAAGCTCCGTTCTGACTATAAGGATGCTTTTGTTGAGCAGCATGGAGTAAAGTTAGGTCTTATGTCAGGATTCGTAAAG GCTGCTGTTAGTGCGCTTCAGAATCAACCAATTATCAATGCTGTAATTGATGGAGATGACATAATTTATAGAGATTATATTGACATCAGTATTGCTGTTGGTACTCCAAAG GGCCTTGTAGTTCCAGTAATCCGAAATGCTGATAGAATGAACTTTGCCGAAATTGAGAAGGAGATAAACATCCTTGCTAAGAAGGCAAATGATGGGTCTATATCAATTGATGAAATGGCTGGAGGCTCATTCACAATATCTAATGGTGGTGTTTATGGAAGCCTCTTAAGTACTCCAATTATTAACCCCCCTCAG TCGGCTATCCTGGGCATGCACTCCTTAGTTAGCCGCCCAATGGCTGTTGGTGGAGAAATAGTTCCAAGGCCTATGATGTACATTGCTCTGACATATGACCACCGACTGATTGACGGAAGAGAGGCGGTGTTCTTCCTGCGTCGCATTAAAGATGTTGTGGAGGATCCACGGAGACTGCTGCTTGATATATGA
- the LOC18597180 gene encoding dihydrolipoyllysine-residue succinyltransferase component of 2-oxoglutarate dehydrogenase complex 2, mitochondrial isoform X2, whose amino-acid sequence MWAVLRRRVASSSSSVLAQSFRDARSSRCYISTPIETLVSRGGSRIAGIVGHLGYQGFPIGSKPLREVISLVRKYPPVSVHARLFSADTGELVDAVVPFMGESVTDGTLANFLKQPGDHVELDEPIAQIETDKVTIEVNSPEAGVIEQLVAKVGDTVEPGTKIAVISKSGGVTHVAPSEEKPSKAVSELSTARTKKVDMEKPKAETPPPKSETPPIKEKPKAPSLPPSKPSAKEPQLPPKERERRVPMTRLRKRVATRLKDSQNTFAMLTTFNEVDMTNLMKLRSDYKDAFVEQHGVKLGLMSGFVKAAVSALQNQPIINAVIDGDDIIYRDYIDISIAVGTPKGLVVPVIRNADRMNFAEIEKEINILAKKANDGSISIDEMAGGSFTISNGGVYGSLLSTPIINPPQSAILGMHSLVSRPMAVGGEIVPRPMMYIALTYDHRLIDGREAVFFLRRIKDVVEDPRRLLLDI is encoded by the exons ATGTGGGCAGTTCTAAGGCGGAGggttgcttcttcttcttcttca GTTTTAGCCCAGTCATTTCGGGATGCTCGATCTTCACGATGTTACATTTCTACTCCAATTGAG ACTTTAGTCTCCAGAGGAGGATCACGGATTGCAGGGATTGTTGGTCACCTGGGTTATCAAG GGTTTCCAATTGGCTCGAAGCCCCTAAG GGAAGTTATTTCACTTGTTCGAAAATATCCTCCAGTATCGGTCCATGCTAGGTTGTTTTCTGCTGATACTG GTGAACTTGTTGATGCTGTTGTTCCTTTCATGGGGGAATCCGTCACTGATGGCACTCTAGCAAATTTTTTGAAGC AACCTGGTGACCATGTAGAACTAGATGAGCCAATCGCACAAATAGAAACTGATAAG GTGACAATTGAAGTAAATAGTCCTGAAGCTGGTGTAATTGAACAG TTGGTGGCCAAAGTAGGTGATACTGTGGAGCCAGGTACCAAGATAGCTGTCATTTCAAAATCTGGTGGTGTAACTCATGTTGCTCCATCAGAAGAAAAGCCTAGCAAGGCAGTCTCTGAGCTCTCTACTGCAAGAACAAAGAAAGTGGACATGGAGAAGCCTAAAGCAGAAACTCCTCCGCCTAAATCAGAAACTCCACCCATCAAAGAAAAGCCTAAAGCACCTTCTCTGCCTCCCTCCAAACCTTCTGCTAAGGAACCTCAACTTCCTCCTAAAGAAAGGGAGAGAAGA GTTCCTATGACAAGACTTAGAAAGCGTGTTGCAACACGTTTGAAGGACTCTCAAAACACTTTCGCGATGTTGACTACATTCAACGAAGTTGATAT GACCAATTTGATGAAGCTCCGTTCTGACTATAAGGATGCTTTTGTTGAGCAGCATGGAGTAAAGTTAGGTCTTATGTCAGGATTCGTAAAG GCTGCTGTTAGTGCGCTTCAGAATCAACCAATTATCAATGCTGTAATTGATGGAGATGACATAATTTATAGAGATTATATTGACATCAGTATTGCTGTTGGTACTCCAAAG GGCCTTGTAGTTCCAGTAATCCGAAATGCTGATAGAATGAACTTTGCCGAAATTGAGAAGGAGATAAACATCCTTGCTAAGAAGGCAAATGATGGGTCTATATCAATTGATGAAATGGCTGGAGGCTCATTCACAATATCTAATGGTGGTGTTTATGGAAGCCTCTTAAGTACTCCAATTATTAACCCCCCTCAG TCGGCTATCCTGGGCATGCACTCCTTAGTTAGCCGCCCAATGGCTGTTGGTGGAGAAATAGTTCCAAGGCCTATGATGTACATTGCTCTGACATATGACCACCGACTGATTGACGGAAGAGAGGCGGTGTTCTTCCTGCGTCGCATTAAAGATGTTGTGGAGGATCCACGGAGACTGCTGCTTGATATATGA
- the LOC18597180 gene encoding dihydrolipoyllysine-residue succinyltransferase component of 2-oxoglutarate dehydrogenase complex 2, mitochondrial isoform X1, with protein sequence MWAVLRRRVASSSSSVLAQSFRDARSSRCYISTPIETLVSRGGSRIAGIVGHLGYQVVTGFPIGSKPLREVISLVRKYPPVSVHARLFSADTGELVDAVVPFMGESVTDGTLANFLKQPGDHVELDEPIAQIETDKVTIEVNSPEAGVIEQLVAKVGDTVEPGTKIAVISKSGGVTHVAPSEEKPSKAVSELSTARTKKVDMEKPKAETPPPKSETPPIKEKPKAPSLPPSKPSAKEPQLPPKERERRVPMTRLRKRVATRLKDSQNTFAMLTTFNEVDMTNLMKLRSDYKDAFVEQHGVKLGLMSGFVKAAVSALQNQPIINAVIDGDDIIYRDYIDISIAVGTPKGLVVPVIRNADRMNFAEIEKEINILAKKANDGSISIDEMAGGSFTISNGGVYGSLLSTPIINPPQSAILGMHSLVSRPMAVGGEIVPRPMMYIALTYDHRLIDGREAVFFLRRIKDVVEDPRRLLLDI encoded by the exons ATGTGGGCAGTTCTAAGGCGGAGggttgcttcttcttcttcttca GTTTTAGCCCAGTCATTTCGGGATGCTCGATCTTCACGATGTTACATTTCTACTCCAATTGAG ACTTTAGTCTCCAGAGGAGGATCACGGATTGCAGGGATTGTTGGTCACCTGGGTTATCAAG TGGTTACAGGGTTTCCAATTGGCTCGAAGCCCCTAAG GGAAGTTATTTCACTTGTTCGAAAATATCCTCCAGTATCGGTCCATGCTAGGTTGTTTTCTGCTGATACTG GTGAACTTGTTGATGCTGTTGTTCCTTTCATGGGGGAATCCGTCACTGATGGCACTCTAGCAAATTTTTTGAAGC AACCTGGTGACCATGTAGAACTAGATGAGCCAATCGCACAAATAGAAACTGATAAG GTGACAATTGAAGTAAATAGTCCTGAAGCTGGTGTAATTGAACAG TTGGTGGCCAAAGTAGGTGATACTGTGGAGCCAGGTACCAAGATAGCTGTCATTTCAAAATCTGGTGGTGTAACTCATGTTGCTCCATCAGAAGAAAAGCCTAGCAAGGCAGTCTCTGAGCTCTCTACTGCAAGAACAAAGAAAGTGGACATGGAGAAGCCTAAAGCAGAAACTCCTCCGCCTAAATCAGAAACTCCACCCATCAAAGAAAAGCCTAAAGCACCTTCTCTGCCTCCCTCCAAACCTTCTGCTAAGGAACCTCAACTTCCTCCTAAAGAAAGGGAGAGAAGA GTTCCTATGACAAGACTTAGAAAGCGTGTTGCAACACGTTTGAAGGACTCTCAAAACACTTTCGCGATGTTGACTACATTCAACGAAGTTGATAT GACCAATTTGATGAAGCTCCGTTCTGACTATAAGGATGCTTTTGTTGAGCAGCATGGAGTAAAGTTAGGTCTTATGTCAGGATTCGTAAAG GCTGCTGTTAGTGCGCTTCAGAATCAACCAATTATCAATGCTGTAATTGATGGAGATGACATAATTTATAGAGATTATATTGACATCAGTATTGCTGTTGGTACTCCAAAG GGCCTTGTAGTTCCAGTAATCCGAAATGCTGATAGAATGAACTTTGCCGAAATTGAGAAGGAGATAAACATCCTTGCTAAGAAGGCAAATGATGGGTCTATATCAATTGATGAAATGGCTGGAGGCTCATTCACAATATCTAATGGTGGTGTTTATGGAAGCCTCTTAAGTACTCCAATTATTAACCCCCCTCAG TCGGCTATCCTGGGCATGCACTCCTTAGTTAGCCGCCCAATGGCTGTTGGTGGAGAAATAGTTCCAAGGCCTATGATGTACATTGCTCTGACATATGACCACCGACTGATTGACGGAAGAGAGGCGGTGTTCTTCCTGCGTCGCATTAAAGATGTTGTGGAGGATCCACGGAGACTGCTGCTTGATATATGA